The Medicago truncatula cultivar Jemalong A17 chromosome 7, MtrunA17r5.0-ANR, whole genome shotgun sequence genome includes the window acatcatcatatatatgcatatggaCTCTCCTATCGACCTATATGAATGTGGTACCACACCTACTCGTCATTTTGCCAAAGTTATGTTATTGGACTTTCACTGCATATTTTGCCAGAGGTATATTACTGGACTTTCACTGCATAATTTGTCAGAGGTATGTTACTGGAATTTCACTACATAAGAATGCAAGACATCATGCTCTAGACTCTACATGGACACATAGAATTAAAATCAACATGTATTACAAGTATACACtcatcacataattcacatacTAATGCAAGATTTTCCATAAAATGCACGACTCTAATGCAAGCACAAAAAACATCATCACcactctcatcatcatcatagataAATATCATCACTCTCATCATCGTCATAAGTTAACCATGGACACTCTCATCATCACAACAACATAGACATCGTCATTCTCttcattattataatataaccTCATCATTTTCCATCGTAGTAAtttctttacatatatataatattaatcatcGTCACTCTCTGTCACAGCTATAGGACTCCTCATCAATATTCTTTATCATCCGCTTATATCACCACCTTATCATTAATTTCGACTTTAGCAACTTTCCTCACTAATACTACATTATAATTCAAGGTTTCATTCTGTCGATACTagtctttattattattgtatatAACTATTACCTCTTATCCTCTTTCCTATTCATCTTGGTCTTTTCTAATTGATCCCCGTTTTATTCATCGTTATCATCACTCCTATTATCTTTCATTACTTAATATACAACTCCTTATCTTCCCTTACATTTCGTTTTAATGACCCTCTCATCGTTTACAATCATCTAAATTAGACCTCTATATTCTCAATTCATTTTTACACCTTATACATTACTATCTAACATTCATCTTAAGCTCTTTAACTACCTTGGTTTTACTCTTTCACTTAACGGTATTGCTAAACTCATTATTGGCTTAAGGAGATTATGTATAACCTCATTAGTTACTTAGAAAAGCACCTACTTCATATCCCCTTTTATGATCGTTTTATACCCCTTTTACTAGATCATGTGTTTTTAGACTCACCACGTACCCACACTATTTGCTCTATTGAAGTCCCATCTTGTAAACCTTAGTTAACTGGATATCTTTCCTCGCTGTTATTTTCACCACCGACCTTACCCATTGTTTTAACTCCTACTCGCAACATAACTCGCTTGATCATTTATTTGTCACCCTAAACAAGATACCTCATCGGTATTACTCGTCATTCACAAACATCATTTATTACatcattcatcatcttcattcaaAAATTATCATCTAAACATAGATCTTCATCATATGACATTAACCTCTTATCAGTAAATAACATCTTACACGAACATATGTACACATCACATTCCTTTGTTATTCATTGCTAAATTTGGAATCTATTCTCGTCATTCATTTTCTCCATTACTACCTCTTTCATTCTAACAGTATACCCTATTCTCCATTCTAATTTAAGTGTTTACCTCTCTACTAATATTCCTCGTAGCATCATCCATATTATCTCTCACTTCCTATTTCCAAGTCATCTTGAAATTATTAATTTCTCATAGGCTATTATCTTCGGTTCATATTTAAGCTTGTTATTATCTTGACGTAATCACTTCTACTTATGCTCGAACACACTCCCTCatctatatatgtaatttagAGGTCATTACATTTACTTTACACACTAATGGCTTTCTTAAAATCACTACTACTTTTATAGATGTTGAAGATTCCACTAAAAGGATTGTACTGAAATTTCATTAACAACGCATCATGATCCAAGTGCGGTGTTtaaatcataactcaagttctagaGGGACTAATGAATTCCATCCAATGGTAAATGAAATCTAACACCTTTATCTACATCTTTCACGAATAAACCTAAATCCAATTCGGTACAGAGAAGGGTGGAAAGATTTGTTTCCCTGAACCTAGGCAGATCGCATAACCGTGTTGACCCCTGTGTGgtattttgatcataactcCCGTTTTGGATGTCTTCTTGAGGTGAGAGCAAAGCCATTGAAAATCTAACAtacatacctacaactttcgtgtttacgcCAAAACTCAGTTCAAAAGGGAAAATGgttaaacaaaacattttttatttgttaagttgAGCTGACAAAATCGGGGCCCGATTTTTGTCGAATCAAAACACTCAAATTTTGAAccaaaatcggtggccgatttccCAAATCGGGCCCCGATTTTGGCTGACAGACAATCGACCAAAAACAGTCCAAAATTACGTTTTCttccaattaataatatttatctcACTTAACTTAATCCCAATACACCCCAATTGTCCCTAATTATCACTCTAAGTTGACCTTACTGTTTGGGCATTAATTCCCTCTTAACCTATCCAATTTTACACTCGTTCAGGGTCATGTTCTTAACTATAATCTCTAAACTTGATTCCCTTAACAAAACtctttcaacaacaatttacattCGTTCATCATAATTTTTAGTGAAACTCTTCCTCATAACAACAATCATAACTGTAAAATTAATTAACCCCAACAACGTCCTCATCACCAGCATAACAACACTTCTACTGTAACCCCTTTACAGCCtcacaacaaaatattaaaCCCTAGAAATGAAGAGATTCTCACCCTTACCTCGAATCCGTAGAAACCTTTGGTTTGGCTTGATGTAGCTGCACTAGGGTTCCTCTTCTCTCcctcttcttttcttctcccttttctctgatTAGCAAAACTGATTTCTAATCCCTAATATTCCTATTTATATTTGGGCTCACTATTCGCTATAATTGTCTTCCTTTCCTACACACTACTCTTTTACTTCTCCCCTCCCCCACTTATTATAAATCTTACTTTCTACACCCAcgactctttatttattttgttaggacACTCCTCCTCATTGCTTTTAATTTTCTCAAACCACTTCCCACTCCACGTCATTATTTCTCTTTTctcaacaattaaataatactcAAGCACAAGAGCaatcaacaataatattaatcaaaactCCAGCTATTAAACAtcattgaattaattaaaaatagaaaattaaggTGTTACACGTAACACCACGGCTGAGGTTGACgttgaattcatatttttttttttaagttgaatCTTGGAACTATGATTACTactatttatgatgttgaataaaAGGATAATTTATATTAATGCGAACAACGAAATATTTCCCGttgttgatattattgtttaaaatgaaatgtttatgttatatggGATATATTGTCGAGTTTTGTAACATCCTCTTTATTAAATATAGGctaaattgcacttttccccccttaactttcaaaaacatgcaattttagccccctatgtacaaaaactacaattttggtccctcaagaATTAGCCCCTTTGTAATAGTAGTCCTTTatgtcaattttgactcggtcaacgcctATATGGCaggccacgtgtgtaattattaaattaaaaaataaaaaatgctacataatcatttataaaataaataaataaaaaagaaattaaaaaatcagaagaaaaatagaaataaaaattaaacggAAGAGGCGAGACATTTCCTGGGTTTGTTTATCATCATTCACATATCATCAAATTTCATCTTCTCAAATCCAATCAATCTTATTTGTTTCTCAAACTTTAACCTcctctatgattttttttttctttctttttcacctCATTTCTAAATCCACTCATTTTCACACTTTCACCCTAAAGTCTCCAGCAACCTAATCTTATGGCAGCGACACCCTTTTCCATTTCCAgtactacaacaacaacaaactttATGAAAAACCCCAAAAAGTCATCTTCAACCACAACCCAAACAAAATTCATACCAACAAATCTTAAAATCCAACCCAACCCCAAAAGAATCCCCAAATTCGAAACAGATTGCACGGTGTCTGTCGACGTCGCCGGTGGGACCAACGGTGGAAAAGCTTCCGCGAGAAATTCAGAAGAAACGAAAGAGATGGAGTCGGTCTGTAACAGTCGTCGGTGGTGGTGTTGGGTTGGAACGGCAGTGACGAGATTACTGAGTTTGATTGGGTTTCATGAGTTATGGGTTTTGAAGAAATTATGAAGGTTTGATGAATGATATGGGTTCGATGATCTGCACCAACCATTGCGATACTGTTTAAGTCCATGCCTataatttatataacaaaacaatgtatatgttgatgatatgaaGGTTTTGATATTGTCAAGTCCATAAGCATTTGATGAATGCAGGTTTTGGAATAGGAGAGATGAAGGAAATGTCAGGCCTCTtccattttccttttcttttaatttttaattttttttttcggatttttttaatttctttttaatttataaatgattatgtggcattttaaatttttttaatttaataattacacacgtggtCTGCCATATAGGCattgatgtaacaccccgttttcccaacataaaaatttcataaattaatcagagtaaaacaccttaaacggaatgttacacctcttttcttaaaaatcacaaatggaataattaaataattatccttcaaatttcaacaacgtaataattaaaactttgcagcggaattaattcaacgacaataaaagcttcaacaacatgttccaaaattgatacataaaggaatgataaacttagcaacaatttcccatcccgttacgtatcagagccctaagacacttgaaccaccactcctactaatctttattacctgcaagttacccatacgaagggcaacattttcaagcagaaggggtgagatttcacaaacaataataataagcatataattcatcaaatgcatctaacaacttaaactccatcaattagtaataataattcttttaacgactcctaaaccataactcgatatcataaacaacatcataacaacatcatttaacatcataatcaacatcttaatcataatcatataacatcatactcatagttcgtatacaacataacaacttcataatcaatgacataaacaacgtaacaacattatattcatagttcatatacaacataaaaacatcattaatttgtattaacattctccaccaagcatctcattaacaactcatgaatagaagacaacttagcaattatacgtaacatcataatttcataataataattattcatcaaacatttcattagcaattcatgaataaaagacaacttaccaacttaacataaccatcatcaagtacatttaacaactcatagataacatcatgtaatcatcatcacaacattcataatcatcatcatgtaacatcataacaacctcatattcaacaccataaacagtcatcataacatcataatcaatatcataaacaacatcataacaacataattcatcatatcataaacatcttctcataataatataaacgacacaacataatcatcacatcataataatataaacaacaacatatattcaacaataatgttcttacttctttaactttagtaacacttactaattcaaccaacaacgacgacaacaacaagattcaacaacaacgacaacaactcactcaacaacggcgacaacaacttaatcagcaacaacaacaacaactctctcaagaacaacgacaactacaatatgcatgtggcaccattttcaacgtgttgaatgactaaacattccagggcataagccctaaacaattgaatgataaacattccagggcataagctctcaacaattgaatgacaaagcattccagggcatgagccctcccagatttgaatggttaaagcattcacagggcataagccctcaccaattgaacgacaaggtgttccagggcatgagccctcaccgctttgaacaacaaagtgttccaggacatgagtcctcccgctttgaacgacaaggcgttccaggacatgagccctcaccgctttgaacaacaaagtgttccaggacatgagtcctcccgctttgtacgacaaggcgttccagggcatgagccctcaacaatttatgagtatgcaatggacttaaactgtgtatatctacatacaactcaacaacggcaacatcaacgacaacgtagacaacgacaactgtgcataaataactatgacttactccacaacttggtcaacatcaacaacttaagactccaatactttggaacaacatcttacatcttATACCGACACATGCAGCTTAATCAAtttacaacagcaacataggcagcacataaacatctcaagatataacaatatcaaatgataatcaacatcaacttaaacatcttatataatccacataatgcatatacaaatatatctcattactaacaacatcaaatcatattatatctgactcactcaacatcaacagtactataatcaacctccattcctaccccagggtcaactcacaacatgggttaaatactcttaaacacattaattgaactcatattacttctagttttgagccttggaattatcccataagttttggattaacttagaaatggttgtgttgaattttcataagatttcactaagacctacttggagtatttccatcataactcaaaaaataaaagtcattttcaagtcaaaccaaagccattggaaagctaacaaaattatctaaaactttcatgtttacaccaaaggccaattcaaaacagaaacgtgtgaaaaagacgcaagaacgcggaACAGGGTATGCTGTCACTgggcagctcgcgaggcgagtaagtttactcgctgtggcgagttgcgacagacaactctacgggaacagaccagtttctagccaaaaacccaatttttcatccacccaaaccccaaatttgataggaaacttaacctataattagtctacaacctgaacatcaattcttaacacaatttcgatggtttttacacttttcaattcaaaaatcaataatcaaaacataatcccaattatccaacctaagaacaacaacatgttaaatcacaaattcagaatttataCACTATAATTACTGAatgttagcctcacccttaccttagttttgatGAACAAACTCTTACACAATCAGATTCTCCCCCTTTGGCTCTTCTCCTaactttctcttgttttctcccaaaacctctgtttgtacgtgaaactgGTTCTAACTCTCAGTTTCTATTTTTCCAACCTATTGTAACCTCCAAAATATTCTTAactcctcttaattctattaattctaatttaaatccccaaactccaaaataattctatttctccacttattctattaaataataaaaatagtcatttaataaaatacaccacaccacaaaatcaacataaatcattttaaaatcatatgaaagactttaaatcaactaaaaataattaaataacaattagggcgttacagttgACCGATCAAAATTGACATAAAGGACTACTATTGCAAAGGGGCTAATTCTTGGGGGgccaaaattatagtttttgtaCATAGAGAGctaaaattgcaagtttttgaaagttaagggGGGAAAAATGCACTTTAACCTtaaatatattcttattatttaataattaccGTCGAAAAATAAGATGTTACACCATACACTAGTCATTGTTACATATATGAAGGTAAATACTTGCCTATAATCTTATATACTTAACAACCCACCCAGTGATATTTTAGTTTCTTTGTTACAATATGTTTGGGTTATTCTAGTACATACATTTAGTAAAGGCCAAATAGCATAAATAGCATTCAAGAGTGTTTCCGAAGAGTAGTGCCGGTAGGTTCAAGATCCAACAACAGCCCTCCTTTGAATTCCACGTAAGGGAAAGCAATTGGGTTATCGTTTGCCTTCATTTTCCACCTGTTTTAAGATAATAATGGAGCACTTGTTAGGAattcaaaaatagaaacaattgaTAACTTTCATGTAGAAAACGTTGCTTTTCGATGTTTCAATGTGTTAAATAcacatttttaagataaaatttccactttaaatttcttatatggatacttgttagcatttctctaattttaaatagAGTTTTCAAGAATATTGGTTTTACTATCTACACTAGAAAGGTTAGTGACACAGTTTATTGTCTGTTTATCTTTCATTCATGTGTAATTTTCTACTTAAGTAAATAAATTCATATATGGAATTTTATAGgaatttcaatataatatttttcttatatacaTCATTTGTACTACTAATTTATCTTAATACGTATTACCTAATTTATAGCTAGTGTTGTAAGGTAAGTACCTATAATTAAGGACAAGATGATGAAGGAAGAATGCTATTTCCACTTTAGCAAGATCAGCACCAGGACATAGACGTGGACCACCACCAAATGGTGCAACTTTCTTGCTGGTCGAATTTTCATCCTAAGAGAGACAAAATTAGATTAGATTTGCAATAGAATAATGAACAAAAGAATGCTATGAAACTTTTACTCTTTATATCTAGGGTTTGTATAAAGGCATTGCAACATACATTCCATCGATAGGGATTGAATTCTAATGGATTTTCCAAAAGGTTAGGATCCAAATGTGATGCTGACAAGACAGGAAGAACCTTCCACCCTGCTGGTATCACAAACTCTGCAAAAATTTCAATAGTGTGAGAAAGTCAAAGCATCCACCCattagaaaaatataagaaaaggaATGTAACCATATGCGTCAATGTGGTATTGCTATCAGATATTGACACATGTATTACTAACGCAATGTTAATATGGTTCGTAAGTGTTGCGTATCGATGGACCGAGTAATGAATAAGgtcttaaataaattttaagtgGAGAAATTTTTTACACCACAAACATGACTTTGTGTGGTTTTTAAGAGAATGTGAGTGAGAAATTTTAGAGAAACTTTAAATAGACCTTTTATAAGCGAGAATTTTTTAATCTCAAATCAGTTGTTTAAGTGATTTGACCCTTAGACCGACCCTATCAAAAAGAGTATCTTAGATTTTCTTATTGTATCGcaaatataaaaactataaaCTTTACAAATACCTTTGAATTTGATATCTTGAACAGCTTTCCTGTGCAGATATTTGACAACATTCCCACATCTCATAGCTTCATTAATCACCTAgtgttaacaatttttttgatacCACACATGAGAAAGAACAAAATCATATACTGCTATAAAGTCACTTAATATTTAATTGGTTTATAATTTCCTACATTTTGAGTGAACTGCATTTGCCTATAGTCCTCCCAGTTCAATAGCTCCCCTTCCAATTTACTTTTCCTTATCACTTGATGCTCTTCCTGCAAAGATTTTCAATGTTAggttaataaaatacatttaatttatatatgtggtaaatataaaacaaaaaatgaaaattgaatgaGTCCTTGTCACATCATTTAATGAGTTGTAAAACATGATATGTCATATTTAATGAAGAGTAATGCTCATTGTTACGGAATCGAAGCACATGAACGTATcagtgagcataactcagttggcagggacaatgcattgacaccccacttattcactttaaaaagtgaattctagccattagaagaagaaaaaaaaacgaaacACATGAAGTATTGCAATCTcttcaaaatttgttttaaaatctcACATCGGATAAGAGATTGactaaaaatgtttttataagTGGCGACAATCTTCACCTCAATAGCCCCTGTTTAGTGGGGTTGTGTCAGACTTAGGTCCAACAACGATTTCTAAAATCTTATATCAGATAAGAAATCCTACCTCATAAGCTAGTTTTATGAGGCAGTGTTAGACCCAATCACGATTTCTAAGACAATTTGATAAAGTATGAATAAATGTCtctgtaattaatttttatttttatattgccATTGTATATTAATCAAATTAGTGATAATTTTAAAACATATATCTATTGTTGTTCAAAAGAGCTAAGTACCTTTAAGCTTTCCAAAGCATTAGGGGCACCCTCAAGGAAATAGACAATCAGAGACAGAAGTTTTGAGGTTGTCTCATATCCCCCAAACAAAAGGTCCATAACAATGCTCACCATCTCTTCATCACTTAAATTCTGCtttgataaaatcaaattcaagaGGTCCCCTCCTTCCACAGGTCCAGCAATATTAACTTTACGCCTCTCTATTATAATATCATTGATAATAGATGAGAGTCTTATTCTAGCCTAAAACAAGCCAAAAATAGAAAAGTCTCATGTTAGAAtcaagtcaattttttttgcaaCT containing:
- the LOC11437159 gene encoding cytochrome P450 724B1 isoform X2, which gives rise to MVEFMTIILAFISILTFAYLVKYLSNQGSLHKLPHGTMGWPFIGETLKFLKPHRSNSLGSFLQERCSRYGRVFKSHLFGYPTIVSCDFELNMFILQNEGKLFPVDYPKVMHKILGKYALLLVTGELHKKLRSTVISFVSASKSESNFLHFVEMLALSRINSWGSNCKQVAFYKEAKRHLLNINPDDPLAVKILENFENYIKGFITLPINIPGTTYSKAVKARIRLSSIINDIIIERRKVNIAGPVEGGDLLNLILSKQNLSDEEMVSIVMDLLFGGYETTSKLLSLIVYFLEGAPNALESLKEEHQVIRKSKLEGELLNWEDYRQMQFTQNVINEAMRCGNVVKYLHRKAVQDIKFKEFVIPAGWKVLPVLSASHLDPNLLENPLEFNPYRWNDENSTSKKVAPFGGGPRLCPGADLAKVEIAFFLHHLVLNYRWKMKANDNPIAFPYVEFKGGLLLDLEPTGTTLRKHS
- the LOC11437159 gene encoding cytochrome P450 724B1 isoform X1 gives rise to the protein MVEFMTIILAFISILTFAYLVKYLSNQGSLHKLPHGTMGWPFIGETLKFLKPHRSNSLGSFLQERCSRYGRVFKSHLFGYPTIVSCDFELNMFILQNEGKLFPVDYPKVMHKILGKYALLLVTGELHKKLRSTVISFVSASKSESNFLHFVEMLALSRINSWGSNCKQVAFYKEAKRFSINVMLKHLLNINPDDPLAVKILENFENYIKGFITLPINIPGTTYSKAVKARIRLSSIINDIIIERRKVNIAGPVEGGDLLNLILSKQNLSDEEMVSIVMDLLFGGYETTSKLLSLIVYFLEGAPNALESLKEEHQVIRKSKLEGELLNWEDYRQMQFTQNVINEAMRCGNVVKYLHRKAVQDIKFKEFVIPAGWKVLPVLSASHLDPNLLENPLEFNPYRWNDENSTSKKVAPFGGGPRLCPGADLAKVEIAFFLHHLVLNYRWKMKANDNPIAFPYVEFKGGLLLDLEPTGTTLRKHS